A single region of the Pseudomonas granadensis genome encodes:
- a CDS encoding SphA family protein translates to MHPNRATFPLRLALCLLCCANAAALATEAGVDNIGPGTDGFFMLPTDVDSLPDHMVAFNLYYNHYKSRKLNISSLGGKVPDVEIESTAVIPRLDYLSPVRVFGGRLAGYIAQPWLKQEVSVFGLRDTREGMGDTTVAPIILWDMGKNLTLAAALEITVPTGEYSVDRLANTSNNFYTYKPLFSFTWLPTDKTEVSMKTTYSFNEKNKDTDYKSGQIFHFDYSASYKLTDDLMLGINGYYLKQTTDDKQFGHTVQFAGQDVDDGVRGQVFAIGPALHFTFLKYASAEIRWARELDVENRPEGEMLWAKISIPYAF, encoded by the coding sequence ATGCACCCGAACCGCGCGACATTCCCCCTGCGCCTGGCCCTTTGCTTGCTGTGCTGCGCCAACGCAGCGGCCTTGGCGACCGAGGCCGGCGTCGACAATATCGGCCCCGGCACCGATGGTTTCTTCATGCTGCCGACCGACGTCGACAGCCTTCCCGACCACATGGTCGCGTTCAACCTCTACTACAACCATTACAAGTCACGGAAGCTCAACATCAGCTCGCTGGGCGGCAAGGTGCCGGATGTCGAGATCGAATCGACCGCGGTGATTCCGCGCCTCGATTATCTGAGCCCCGTGCGGGTGTTCGGCGGACGCCTGGCGGGGTACATCGCCCAGCCGTGGCTGAAGCAGGAAGTCTCGGTGTTCGGCCTGCGTGACACCCGCGAAGGCATGGGCGATACCACCGTCGCGCCGATCATCCTGTGGGACATGGGCAAGAACCTGACCCTCGCTGCTGCGTTGGAAATCACCGTCCCCACCGGCGAATACAGCGTCGATCGGCTGGCCAACACCAGCAACAATTTCTACACCTACAAACCGTTGTTTTCCTTCACCTGGCTGCCGACCGACAAGACTGAAGTCTCGATGAAGACCACCTACAGCTTCAACGAGAAGAACAAGGACACCGACTACAAGTCAGGACAGATCTTCCACTTCGATTATTCAGCCAGCTACAAGCTGACCGACGACCTGATGCTCGGTATCAACGGCTACTACCTGAAACAGACCACCGACGACAAACAGTTCGGCCATACCGTGCAGTTCGCCGGGCAGGACGTCGATGACGGCGTACGTGGGCAGGTCTTCGCCATCGGCCCGGCGCTGCATTTCACCTTCCTCAAATACGCCAGCGCCGAGATCCGCTGGGCCAGGGAGCTTGATGTGGAAAACCGGCCGGAGGGGGAAATGTTGTGGGCGAAGATCAGTATTCCGTATGCCTTCTAA
- the relB gene encoding type II toxin-antitoxin system RelB family antitoxin — MSLLLSPFYSEFDSEEEAESYDRWFCAKVQAALDDPRPGIPHEDAMVRLDQLLEEKRKNRRTAA; from the coding sequence ATGAGCCTATTGCTTTCCCCGTTTTATTCTGAGTTCGATTCCGAAGAAGAGGCAGAGAGCTACGATCGCTGGTTTTGTGCCAAGGTCCAGGCTGCGCTGGATGATCCTCGCCCAGGCATTCCCCACGAGGACGCCATGGTGCGGCTCGACCAATTATTAGAAGAGAAACGCAAGAATCGACGCACTGCCGCTTGA
- a CDS encoding type II toxin-antitoxin system RelE/ParE family toxin, with product MDYVEQHNSNASVALQHKVGAATQRLSSIPYGYRSGRVPGTREMVVNSNYLLVYRVNGRIRILTLVHTRQQYPRNS from the coding sequence ATCGATTACGTTGAACAACACAATTCCAACGCTTCAGTTGCTCTGCAACACAAGGTGGGTGCAGCAACGCAAAGGCTTTCATCAATACCCTATGGCTACAGATCCGGTCGAGTACCAGGTACCCGGGAAATGGTGGTCAATTCAAACTATCTGCTGGTCTATCGGGTAAACGGCCGCATCAGAATCCTGACGCTGGTTCACACCCGACAACAATACCCGCGAAACTCATAG